The Campylobacter sp. RM10537 genome has a segment encoding these proteins:
- the mog gene encoding molybdopterin adenylyltransferase has protein sequence MDTIKIGILTLSDRASSGIYEDKATSEVEKILTSFIKNKIDYFKELIPDDYDLIIQKLLYLSDEKKCDLIITSGGTGPALRDVTPEATEAVCDKMMPGFGELMRLESLKYVPTAILSRQTAGIRNKTLIVNLPGNPKAIMECLKPIFPAIPYCIDLIGGSYIENNDEIIKIFRPKKC, from the coding sequence ATGGATACAATAAAAATTGGAATTTTAACCCTAAGCGATCGTGCTAGTAGCGGGATATATGAAGATAAAGCAACAAGCGAAGTTGAAAAAATACTCACATCTTTTATAAAAAATAAAATTGATTATTTTAAAGAACTTATTCCAGATGATTATGATTTAATCATACAAAAATTACTTTATTTAAGCGATGAAAAAAAATGTGATTTAATTATAACAAGTGGTGGAACAGGACCTGCATTGCGAGATGTAACCCCAGAAGCAACTGAAGCTGTATGTGATAAAATGATGCCTGGTTTTGGAGAATTAATGCGTTTAGAAAGTTTAAAATATGTCCCTACTGCAATACTATCAAGACAAACTGCAGGAATTCGTAATAAAACTCTTATAGTAAATCTCCCAGGAAATCCTAAAGCTATAATGGAATGCTTAAAACCTATATTTCCAGCAATTCCATATTGTATAGATTTAATCGGAGGATCATATATAGAAAATAATGATGAAATAATTAAAATTTTTCGCCCCAAGAAATGTTAA
- a CDS encoding basic amino acid ABC transporter substrate-binding protein, giving the protein MKKIFIAFCIILMSLFFAACQKNKNDNQTESNTTLSLKVGTDPNYKPFNYKENSILTGFDTDLVDAIGKKENIKITWIQTSFDGLIPALKAGKIDMIASAMSATDERRKSVDFTQPYFKSKNLYIKLKTNNEISSKNDLEGKKIGVQLGTLQENAAKKIKNAEIQANKDLNIAILALKNSKIDAIIIDQDAAKGFLAENPELVSFYQENDDSEGFSFAFDKDKQKEALARFNKGIDELKTDGTYDKLLKKYDL; this is encoded by the coding sequence ATGAAAAAAATATTTATTGCTTTTTGTATTATTTTGATGAGTTTATTTTTTGCAGCTTGTCAAAAAAATAAAAATGACAATCAAACAGAATCAAACACAACTCTTAGTTTAAAAGTAGGAACAGATCCTAATTACAAGCCTTTTAACTACAAAGAAAATTCAATTCTTACTGGCTTTGATACAGATTTAGTAGATGCTATAGGAAAAAAAGAAAATATAAAAATTACTTGGATTCAAACTAGTTTTGATGGTTTAATCCCTGCTTTAAAAGCTGGAAAAATTGATATGATTGCTTCTGCTATGAGCGCAACTGATGAAAGAAGAAAAAGTGTTGATTTTACACAACCTTACTTCAAAAGTAAAAATCTTTATATTAAATTAAAAACTAATAATGAAATTAGCTCCAAAAATGATTTAGAAGGTAAAAAAATAGGTGTGCAACTTGGAACATTACAAGAAAATGCCGCAAAAAAAATCAAAAATGCAGAAATTCAAGCTAATAAAGATTTAAATATTGCTATTTTGGCTTTAAAAAACAGTAAAATTGATGCTATTATTATAGATCAAGATGCAGCAAAAGGTTTTCTTGCTGAAAATCCGGAACTTGTAAGTTTTTATCAAGAAAATGATGATAGCGAAGGCTTTAGTTTTGCTTTTGATAAAGATAAACAAAAAGAGGCATTAGCACGATTTAACAAAGGCATCGATGAATTAAAAACTGATGGGACTTATGATAAACTTTTAAAAAAATATGATTTATAA
- the corA gene encoding magnesium/cobalt transporter CorA, which produces MLYIYTKTENALVQRICFNLDENVQKLPENILWIDLLQPSIAEITFIANKFDLEFPTKEESQEIELSAKYWEDNATITINAHFLIRDYKHNENKVSPRNLSTEVVTFTTAKNILFTIRYSEFNTFEEIQARILASPKNFEDGYDIIDKMFEVRVEKDADLLEWIDKEARGLRVSVLEKKDEYSYDSMLKDISSLQESNMCVRDSLFDKRRAMTSLLKSDKIDKDIKQNLTIVLKDLNSLVEFSVSQLNILDNIQTILASQVNIEQNKIIKLFTVATVAMMPPTLIGTIYGMNFKFMPELDLHYAYPIVLFIMIISIILPVIIFKKKGWL; this is translated from the coding sequence ATGCTTTATATCTATACTAAAACAGAAAATGCCTTAGTGCAAAGAATTTGCTTTAATTTAGATGAAAATGTACAAAAACTACCCGAAAATATCTTATGGATAGATTTGCTTCAGCCAAGTATAGCTGAAATCACTTTTATCGCTAATAAATTTGATCTTGAATTTCCAACTAAAGAGGAAAGTCAAGAAATAGAACTTAGTGCAAAATATTGGGAAGATAATGCAACAATTACCATTAATGCGCATTTTTTGATCAGAGATTATAAGCATAATGAAAATAAAGTTAGCCCTAGAAATCTTAGCACAGAAGTAGTAACTTTTACTACAGCTAAAAATATTTTATTTACAATAAGATATAGCGAATTTAATACTTTTGAAGAAATCCAAGCTAGAATACTTGCGAGTCCTAAAAATTTTGAAGATGGATATGATATCATTGATAAAATGTTTGAAGTGCGTGTAGAAAAAGATGCAGATCTATTAGAATGGATAGATAAAGAAGCAAGAGGCTTAAGAGTAAGTGTCTTAGAAAAAAAAGATGAATATAGTTACGATTCAATGCTAAAAGATATCTCTAGCTTACAAGAGTCAAATATGTGCGTTAGAGATTCTCTTTTCGATAAAAGAAGAGCAATGACTTCTTTATTAAAAAGCGATAAAATAGATAAAGATATCAAGCAAAATTTAACTATAGTTCTTAAAGACTTAAATTCTTTAGTTGAATTTAGCGTTTCCCAGCTTAATATTTTAGATAATATACAAACAATTTTAGCAAGTCAAGTTAATATAGAACAAAATAAAATTATCAAACTTTTCACAGTTGCAACAGTTGCCATGATGCCACCAACACTTATTGGAACAATCTATGGGATGAATTTTAAATTTATGCCAGAACTTGATCTGCATTATGCCTATCCTATTGTGCTTTTTATCATGATTATTTCTATTATACTACCCGTAATTATCTTTAAAAAAAAGGGTTGGCTTTAA